Proteins from a single region of Polycladomyces zharkentensis:
- a CDS encoding phage major capsid protein, with the protein MPTIYQMKQQLADLGAELKAITDEIRSKAGDPGAKLEELRDLKQKQVDTEERFKLLKEEIEKQEKEERAKLELQFKQNHPVLGTDNNKQRMIAAKADLIRSAILGRQMSEEARSLLGAIKQTTSTGGEKFLPTNMANELVSEPFTRNPLRGVIRMTNVKGLEVPKIAFTLDDDAFIGDEDTAKEIDLTGDKVSFGRFKFKVKARISDTVLHGSDLNLVNYVENALRSGLAAKEKKVSFAATPATGEEHMSFYSTQNAVKHVTAADKYKAIKASLADLHEDFRENAKIVMTFADYMDIIETLANGNTTLYNAQPEQVLGKPVIFCDSAVDPIIGEFNYAHLNYDGDMVYDSDKDVNKGEYLFVLTAWFDMQLLLKSAFRIAKVAPQA; encoded by the coding sequence ATGCCGACGATTTATCAAATGAAACAACAGCTTGCCGACCTGGGAGCAGAGTTAAAAGCAATCACGGATGAGATCCGTTCCAAAGCAGGCGACCCGGGAGCAAAACTTGAGGAATTGCGAGACTTGAAGCAGAAACAAGTAGACACCGAAGAGCGGTTTAAACTCTTGAAAGAGGAAATCGAGAAGCAAGAAAAGGAAGAACGGGCAAAATTGGAACTTCAGTTCAAGCAAAATCACCCCGTTCTCGGTACGGACAACAACAAACAGCGCATGATTGCAGCCAAAGCGGACCTGATTCGCTCGGCAATTCTAGGTCGCCAAATGTCTGAAGAAGCACGGAGCCTTTTGGGCGCGATCAAACAAACCACGTCTACAGGCGGAGAGAAATTCCTGCCGACCAACATGGCCAATGAGCTCGTTTCCGAGCCGTTTACGAGAAATCCGTTGCGTGGAGTCATCCGGATGACGAACGTAAAAGGATTGGAAGTGCCGAAAATTGCATTTACCCTTGATGATGATGCTTTTATCGGTGATGAAGACACCGCAAAAGAGATCGATTTGACGGGGGATAAGGTTTCGTTCGGCCGCTTCAAGTTCAAGGTAAAAGCCCGAATCTCAGATACCGTTCTCCATGGCTCGGACTTAAACCTGGTAAATTACGTGGAAAACGCCTTGCGCTCCGGTCTGGCTGCCAAGGAGAAGAAAGTATCCTTCGCTGCCACTCCGGCAACTGGTGAGGAGCATATGAGCTTTTATTCTACGCAAAATGCGGTTAAACATGTGACGGCTGCGGATAAATACAAGGCTATCAAAGCGTCTCTGGCTGATCTGCATGAGGATTTCCGCGAAAATGCGAAGATCGTCATGACTTTCGCTGACTATATGGACATCATTGAAACGTTGGCCAACGGCAACACCACCCTTTACAACGCACAGCCGGAACAAGTTCTCGGTAAGCCGGTTATCTTTTGTGACTCCGCCGTTGACCCGATCATTGGCGAATTTAACTATGCCCATCTGAACTATGATGGCGATATGGTTTATGACTCAGATAAAGACGTAAACAAGGGGGAGTATCTGTTCGTCCTCACAGCATGGTTTGATATGCAGCTCTTGCTGAAATCCGCATTCCGCATTGCGAAAGTGGCACCCCAAGCGTAA
- a CDS encoding head-tail connector protein: MDLTLDELKTYLRIDGSQDDGILALLIDSAKEYLANAGVPESDSKLYKLAVMLYVALHYENRDPSAKMDKFNFALESIILQLKD; the protein is encoded by the coding sequence ATGGATCTGACACTTGATGAGCTGAAAACCTATCTTCGGATCGATGGGAGCCAGGATGATGGCATCCTCGCTCTCCTCATAGATAGCGCAAAGGAGTATCTGGCAAACGCGGGTGTTCCGGAATCCGACAGCAAACTGTACAAGCTGGCAGTGATGCTTTATGTCGCGCTGCATTATGAAAATCGCGACCCTAGTGCGAAGATGGACAAATTCAACTTCGCGCTAGAGAGCATCATTTTGCAGTTGAAAGATTAA
- a CDS encoding major tail protein, translated as MAVQVGLRDLYYAVLTKDDSTGVTYQTPKKIAAAINAKISPKTNSETLYADDGPVETASSLGEIEVELEVSDLPLDVQAELLGHTVSQGVIIKKSTDIAPYVAIGFKSVKSNGKFRYVWLLKGKFEVPESEYKTMEDKPEFQTATIKGTFIRRDWDNAWQKIADEDHPDYVPNIGQNWFSAVEPPTA; from the coding sequence ATGGCAGTGCAAGTGGGTTTGCGGGACCTTTATTATGCTGTGTTGACGAAAGACGATTCCACTGGAGTTACGTACCAAACGCCGAAAAAGATAGCGGCGGCGATCAATGCCAAGATTTCGCCCAAAACCAACTCGGAAACGCTTTATGCAGATGACGGCCCCGTGGAAACCGCCTCGTCCCTCGGTGAGATTGAGGTGGAACTGGAGGTAAGCGATCTGCCATTGGACGTCCAAGCAGAGTTGTTGGGGCACACCGTAAGCCAGGGCGTCATTATTAAGAAATCCACGGATATTGCTCCCTATGTGGCGATTGGCTTCAAATCGGTCAAGTCGAACGGGAAATTCCGCTATGTCTGGCTTCTCAAAGGAAAATTTGAAGTGCCTGAATCGGAATACAAGACGATGGAAGATAAACCGGAGTTTCAAACGGCGACAATCAAGGGAACCTTCATTCGCCGGGATTGGGATAATGCATGGCAGAAAATTGCTGATGAAGATCATCCCGACTATGTCCCCAATATCGGTCAGAACTGGTTCAGCGCCGTAGAACCACCCACAGCCTAA
- a CDS encoding DUF3168 domain-containing protein, producing MINVKPEVLQALENNPALVALLGGKRIYQIKAPDPEEFPRITFFELTNFDQDFADDTAISSEIHIQIDIWSKESTSPIALEVDKTMKSIGFQRNSSHDFYEDDTQVFHKAMRYSTIKEVG from the coding sequence ATGATCAACGTCAAACCGGAAGTGTTACAAGCGCTGGAGAACAATCCGGCGCTTGTTGCTTTACTCGGTGGGAAACGGATTTACCAGATCAAAGCTCCCGATCCTGAAGAGTTCCCGCGCATTACTTTTTTCGAGTTGACGAATTTCGATCAAGATTTTGCTGATGATACTGCGATCAGCAGCGAAATCCACATTCAGATCGATATCTGGAGCAAGGAAAGTACATCCCCAATCGCGCTGGAAGTGGACAAAACCATGAAGAGCATCGGGTTTCAACGTAATTCGTCCCATGACTTTTATGAAGATGACACTCAAGTTTTCCATAAGGCGATGAGATATTCGACCATTAAGGAGGTTGGTTGA
- a CDS encoding HK97-gp10 family putative phage morphogenesis protein, whose amino-acid sequence MTDIDWSGVEEMLLNIQRLGQKVSRRENQALRAGAKELQETMARNAPGPSYKKRVHLKDNIQMSNVKRKEYGKAIEVGPGKTSFYARFLEFGTSKMSPHPFVGPSIVESRERVLKAMADELRRGMGLG is encoded by the coding sequence ATGACAGATATCGACTGGTCCGGGGTCGAAGAAATGCTTCTTAACATTCAGCGTCTGGGCCAGAAGGTATCCCGCCGGGAAAATCAGGCGCTCAGAGCTGGGGCGAAGGAGCTGCAGGAGACCATGGCCCGGAATGCACCTGGACCCTCCTACAAGAAACGGGTTCACCTGAAGGACAATATCCAGATGAGCAACGTAAAAAGGAAAGAGTATGGTAAAGCGATTGAGGTGGGGCCGGGGAAAACATCTTTCTATGCTCGATTTTTGGAGTTTGGAACATCGAAGATGTCTCCGCATCCGTTTGTCGGTCCAAGTATCGTGGAATCCCGCGAACGGGTACTGAAAGCGATGGCCGATGAATTGCGGAGGGGAATGGGTTTAGGTTGA
- the gpG gene encoding phage tail assembly chaperone G — protein sequence MMLKIQLRLHGETKTYCQDFISGYLFRRALDLDDKRNKFLKKLLDQENEQDMTQEQEELLNELYHFVSEVFGGQFTPEEYERGTDAREIIDQSWAIVHGIINQVMEPLKELDDDGDIKKKKHLKPNRRK from the coding sequence ATGATGCTGAAAATCCAGCTTCGATTGCATGGCGAAACCAAAACTTACTGTCAGGACTTTATTTCCGGTTATCTGTTCCGTCGGGCACTTGATTTGGACGATAAGCGAAACAAGTTCCTGAAAAAGCTACTGGATCAGGAAAATGAACAGGATATGACCCAGGAGCAGGAGGAGCTGTTAAACGAGTTATACCATTTCGTTTCAGAGGTTTTTGGGGGGCAGTTCACACCTGAAGAATATGAGCGTGGAACCGATGCTCGGGAGATCATCGACCAGTCCTGGGCGATTGTTCATGGCATCATTAATCAGGTAATGGAGCCACTAAAAGAGCTGGATGATGATGGAGATATCAAAAAAAAGAAACATCTGAAGCCGAACCGGCGGAAGTAG
- a CDS encoding phage head closure protein, producing the protein MRINDLRHRVTLQKKNVIKDSEGLVTETWIDVATVWAAVEPLRGREYFEAAVVNAENIVRIRMRYRDGVKPDMRVIYSGRIFNITSVIDIDERHREMHLMCREVTAG; encoded by the coding sequence ATGAGAATAAACGATCTGCGGCACAGGGTAACGCTTCAAAAAAAGAACGTGATTAAAGACAGTGAAGGCTTAGTGACTGAAACCTGGATCGATGTAGCCACTGTTTGGGCAGCAGTGGAGCCACTTCGCGGGCGGGAATACTTTGAAGCTGCAGTGGTCAATGCGGAGAACATCGTCAGGATCCGGATGCGGTACAGGGATGGAGTGAAACCGGATATGCGGGTTATTTACTCGGGACGTATCTTTAACATCACCTCCGTTATCGATATCGATGAACGGCATCGGGAAATGCACCTGATGTGCCGGGAGGTGACGGCGGGATGA